One window of the Gymnogyps californianus isolate 813 chromosome 13, ASM1813914v2, whole genome shotgun sequence genome contains the following:
- the SSUH2 gene encoding protein SSUH2 homolog yields the protein MTEAAARRALLRFVASRCCYGSRAAGELAIRRLRHLGMYRYRLETFSESRLSEWAFEPFTKPGAAGPPGDAPLDPWDMEVGAPPLFQGQTRRCRVPCSALVRDCHRCHGHGRSKCGVCHGAGRTRCVACKGSRRRLKQQKRCQLCSGTGRKRCNTCSGRGSKTCATCQGEKKLQHFKQLVISWKNNVFEFVSEHHLNFPGELLSKVSGENIFKDENVVVYPVIDFPDPEISLASQRAIAEHSAAFATSSRILRQRQTIELIPLTEVHYQYSGKPYLYYVYGLENKVYALDYPERCCCGCTIL from the exons ATGACAGAGGCGGCGGCCAGGCGAGCCCTCCTGCGCTTCGTGGCCTCCCGATGCTGCTACGGGAGCAGAGCCGCAGGAGAGCTGGCCATCCGGCGGCTGCGGCACCTGGGGATGTACCGA taTCGACTGGAGACGTTCAGTGAGTCGAGGTTAAGCGAGTGGGCGTTCGAGCCCTTCACCA AGCCCGGAGCTGCTGGACCCCCTGGGGACGCCCCCCTGGACCCCTGGGACATGGAGGTCGGGGCCCCCCCGCTCTTCCAGGGCCAGACGCGGCGCTGCCGGGTGCCCTGCTCGGCGCTGGTCAGG GACTGTCACAGATGCCACGGTCACGGCCGGTCCAAGTGCGGGGTGTGCCATGGGGCAGGTCGG ACGAGGTGTGTAGCGTGCAAGGGATCCCGACGGAGGCTAAAGCAGCAAAAGAGATGCCAGCTTTGTTCAGGTACAGGTCGCAAAAG GTGCAATACCTGTTCTGGCCGGGGCAGCAAGACCTGTGCGACCTgtcagggagagaaaaagctcCAACATTTCAAGCAGCTGGTGATAAGCTG GAAGAACAATGTCTTTGAATTTGTTTCTGAGCATCATCTGAACTTCCCAGGAGAGCTGCTCAGCAAAGTCAGCGGAgagaatatatttaaagatGAGAATGTGGTG GTGTACCCCGTCATCGACTTTCCCGATCCCGAGATCTCCCTGGCCTCGCAGCGAGCCATCGCAGAGCACAGCGCGGCATTTGCCACGTCCTCCCGCATCCTCCGGCAG cgTCAAACAATTGAGCTAATCCCCCTCACGGAAGTCCACTACCAGTATTCAGGGAAGCCTTACCTCTACTACGTCTATGGGCTGGAAAACAAGGTGTACGCGCTGGACTACCCCGAGCGGTGCTGCTGCGGCTGCACCATCCTCTGA